The following coding sequences are from one Aeromicrobium duanguangcaii window:
- a CDS encoding ABC transporter permease, producing the protein MREVIRPGQERFVAPLSHTPLEATGTVDESQSPESQWLVAWKSLRSNWIFWVSAVILLCVAVVVAAPGLFTDVNPLDSDLGRSLDGPSPGHPAGFDKQGYDVFARTIYGARASVLVGILCTLVVAVLGIVTGMIAGFYGGVVDAIVSRVADMFFAIPLLLGAIVGLSMVDNRFPERGYWGAIFAVVFALAAFGWPQVTRIARGAVLEVKNLEFIDAARAIGASPMRNLVRHVLPNSLPPVIVVSTVSLGIFIVAEATLSFLGIGLPYGIVSWGNDIAAAQNQVRSGNRLGVMYWPAGALMITALGFILLGDAVSDALDPKRKNR; encoded by the coding sequence ATGCGTGAAGTCATCCGCCCTGGCCAGGAGCGCTTCGTCGCTCCGTTGTCCCACACGCCGCTCGAGGCGACGGGCACCGTCGATGAGTCCCAGTCGCCCGAGAGCCAGTGGCTCGTCGCTTGGAAGAGCCTGCGCAGCAACTGGATCTTCTGGGTGTCCGCCGTGATCCTGCTCTGCGTGGCGGTCGTCGTCGCCGCGCCCGGCCTGTTCACCGACGTCAACCCGCTGGACAGCGACCTGGGTCGCAGCCTCGACGGGCCCTCGCCGGGCCACCCCGCCGGCTTCGACAAGCAGGGATACGACGTCTTCGCTCGGACGATCTACGGCGCCCGCGCCTCGGTGCTGGTCGGCATCCTGTGCACCCTGGTGGTGGCCGTGCTCGGCATCGTCACCGGCATGATCGCCGGCTTCTACGGTGGCGTAGTCGACGCGATCGTCTCGCGAGTCGCCGACATGTTCTTCGCCATCCCGCTCCTGCTGGGCGCGATCGTCGGTCTGTCCATGGTCGACAACCGGTTCCCCGAGCGCGGTTACTGGGGCGCGATCTTCGCGGTCGTGTTCGCCCTGGCGGCGTTCGGCTGGCCGCAGGTCACCCGTATCGCACGGGGCGCGGTGCTCGAGGTCAAGAACCTCGAGTTCATCGACGCGGCTCGCGCGATCGGCGCCTCGCCCATGCGCAACCTGGTCCGCCACGTGCTGCCCAACTCGCTGCCGCCGGTCATCGTGGTCTCGACCGTGTCGCTGGGCATCTTCATCGTCGCCGAGGCGACGCTGTCGTTCCTGGGCATCGGCCTGCCCTACGGCATCGTCTCGTGGGGCAACGACATCGCCGCCGCACAGAACCAGGTGCGTTCGGGCAACCGGCTGGGTGTCATGTACTGGCCCGCCGGTGCCCTGATGATCACGGCGCTGGGATTCATTCTGTTGGGCGACGCCGTGAGCGACGCCCTCGATCCGAAGCGGAAGAACCGATGA
- a CDS encoding ABC transporter permease: protein MWWYVGRRLLQTIPVILGSTFIVYGLVFLSPGDPIGALFGEKAVPEAVRAQIASQYNLDDPFLVQWLKYLGNALTGDFGTAFSGRPVADLVATAFPVTLKLALMALVIEATLGIAAGFYAGIRRGGIFDSTMLLVSLFVIAVPIFVFGFVMQLIFGVKLGWAPITVGGDASFGRLILPAIVLGLTSFAYILRLTRSSVVDNLTADHVRTARAKGLSSGTVNRRHVLRNSLIPVTTYLGTDLGTLMAGAIVTEGIFNVPGIGRLAFSAVQRGEGPTVVGVVTVMVLIYVLMSLLVDLLYALLDPRIRYA from the coding sequence ATGTGGTGGTATGTCGGTCGTCGACTGCTCCAAACGATCCCGGTCATCCTGGGGTCGACTTTCATCGTCTACGGACTGGTGTTCCTGTCCCCGGGTGATCCCATCGGCGCCTTGTTCGGCGAGAAGGCGGTCCCCGAGGCGGTTCGAGCCCAGATCGCTTCGCAGTACAACCTGGACGATCCGTTCCTCGTCCAGTGGCTCAAGTACCTCGGCAACGCGCTGACGGGTGACTTCGGCACGGCCTTCTCCGGCCGCCCCGTGGCCGACCTCGTCGCGACGGCCTTCCCGGTCACCTTGAAGCTCGCCCTGATGGCCCTGGTCATCGAGGCCACCCTCGGCATCGCCGCCGGGTTCTACGCCGGCATCCGCCGCGGCGGCATCTTCGACTCGACGATGCTCCTGGTCTCGCTGTTCGTCATCGCCGTCCCGATCTTCGTCTTCGGCTTCGTCATGCAGCTGATCTTCGGCGTCAAGCTCGGTTGGGCCCCCATCACCGTCGGTGGTGACGCGTCGTTCGGCCGGTTGATCCTGCCAGCGATCGTGCTGGGTCTGACATCGTTCGCCTACATCCTGCGACTGACCCGCTCCTCGGTCGTCGACAACCTCACGGCCGACCACGTCCGCACGGCCCGCGCCAAGGGCCTGTCGTCGGGCACGGTCAACCGCCGTCACGTGCTGCGCAACTCGCTCATCCCCGTGACCACCTACCTCGGCACCGATCTGGGCACGCTCATGGCGGGCGCGATCGTGACCGAGGGCATCTTCAACGTTCCCGGCATCGGTCGGCTGGCCTTCTCGGCCGTTCAGCGTGGCGAGGGTCCGACCGTCGTCGGCGTCGTCACCGTGATGGTCCTCATCTACGTGCTGATGAGCCTGCTCGTCGATCTCCTGTATGCCCTCCTCGATCCCAGGATTCGCTATGCGTGA
- a CDS encoding peptide ABC transporter substrate-binding protein: MRLRRSALAGIAIAAVASVSLAACSSDSDDNGGGSTDSVITAYGTEPQKLLVTTNTNEVGGGNIIDLLYAGLISYDPEGESTNEVAESIESEDNKNWTIKLKDWKFTDGTPVTAESFVKAWTYAADPKNGQLQAYFMYPFAGTTEEGTLVEGATELEGAKAVDDKTIQVTLKEAEPEFPLRLGYSAYYPLPDAAFDESGKITEDFGEKPIGNGPYVLDTWEHEVEAKLTPNDDYKGSREAKNGGVTFKFYTDPDSAYSDLQGGNLDVLEAVPPSALSGFESDDSIQAFTGNGANFASITIPERLEHWSGEEGKLRRAAISKAINREEITEKIFEGSRVPAEDFATSLFPGYTKDIPGSEVLDFDAAEAKKLWAQADDISKFEGSFTVAYNGDGPGNKEWVEALVNQVGKNLGIEAKPKGYATFKELRELVTNREIKTAFRTGWQADYPSIYNYLGPLYGTGAGSNDGDYSNPEVDKLLKEALGAEGDEQAKKLAEVQEILFQDLPAIPLWNQRIAGAAADGVEGVVFSWQGKPEYHLVTK; the protein is encoded by the coding sequence ATGCGACTTCGGCGTTCAGCCCTCGCAGGTATCGCCATCGCCGCCGTTGCCAGTGTGAGCCTGGCAGCGTGCTCGAGCGACAGCGACGACAATGGTGGCGGCTCCACCGATTCCGTGATCACGGCCTACGGCACCGAGCCGCAGAAGCTGCTGGTCACGACCAACACGAACGAGGTCGGCGGTGGCAACATCATCGACCTGCTGTACGCCGGTCTGATCTCCTATGACCCCGAGGGCGAGTCGACCAACGAGGTCGCCGAGTCGATCGAGTCCGAGGACAACAAGAACTGGACCATCAAGCTCAAGGACTGGAAGTTCACGGACGGCACGCCGGTCACGGCCGAGTCCTTCGTGAAGGCCTGGACCTACGCTGCTGATCCCAAGAACGGCCAGCTGCAGGCCTACTTCATGTACCCCTTCGCCGGCACGACCGAGGAGGGCACGCTCGTCGAGGGCGCGACCGAGCTCGAGGGCGCCAAGGCCGTCGACGACAAGACCATCCAGGTCACGCTGAAGGAAGCGGAGCCTGAGTTCCCGCTGCGCCTCGGCTACTCGGCGTACTACCCGCTGCCCGACGCCGCGTTCGACGAGAGCGGCAAGATCACCGAGGACTTCGGCGAGAAGCCGATCGGCAACGGCCCCTACGTCCTGGACACCTGGGAGCACGAGGTCGAGGCCAAGCTGACGCCGAACGACGACTACAAGGGTTCGCGTGAGGCCAAGAACGGTGGCGTGACCTTCAAGTTCTACACCGATCCCGACTCGGCCTACTCCGATCTGCAGGGTGGCAACCTCGACGTCCTCGAGGCCGTCCCGCCGAGCGCCCTGTCCGGCTTCGAGTCCGACGACTCGATCCAGGCCTTCACCGGCAACGGCGCGAACTTCGCGTCCATCACGATCCCCGAGCGTCTCGAGCACTGGAGCGGCGAGGAAGGCAAGCTGCGCCGCGCCGCCATCTCCAAGGCGATCAACCGCGAGGAGATCACCGAGAAGATCTTCGAGGGCTCGCGTGTCCCGGCCGAGGACTTCGCCACGTCGCTGTTCCCGGGCTACACCAAGGACATCCCCGGCAGCGAGGTGCTCGACTTCGACGCCGCCGAGGCCAAGAAGCTGTGGGCGCAGGCTGACGACATCTCCAAGTTCGAGGGCTCCTTCACCGTGGCGTACAACGGTGACGGCCCCGGCAACAAGGAGTGGGTCGAGGCTCTCGTGAACCAGGTCGGCAAGAACCTGGGCATCGAGGCCAAGCCGAAGGGCTACGCGACGTTCAAGGAGCTCCGTGAGCTCGTGACCAACCGCGAGATCAAGACCGCCTTCCGTACCGGTTGGCAGGCCGACTACCCGTCGATCTACAACTACCTGGGCCCGCTGTACGGCACGGGTGCCGGCTCGAACGACGGTGACTACTCCAACCCCGAGGTCGACAAGCTCCTCAAGGAGGCGCTCGGCGCCGAGGGTGACGAGCAGGCCAAGAAGTTGGCCGAGGTTCAGGAGATCCTGTTCCAGGACCTCCCGGCCATCCCGTTGTGGAACCAGCGCATCGCCGGTGCGGCTGCTGATGGCGTCGAAGGCGTCGTCTTCAGCTGGCAGGGCAAGCCCGAGTACCACCTCGTCACCAAGTAA